One part of the Segnochrobactrum spirostomi genome encodes these proteins:
- a CDS encoding sulfite exporter TauE/SafE family protein produces the protein MDPHLLWLVPLLVAGGVACGLLNTLASSGSAVSLPLMILVFGMTDSVANATNRLPVLVGAVMATYTFAKRGQMDWKAARVLVPAAVIGCILGVRTERALSDPQIGILIDVAVAMALVLVLTKLKAILVKRDDTPPTVPWWGVLLVAAVGFWLGLIVLDGATYLLLVLMLCFRYDLPQANALKNLLIAVTAFLPVLRFAHDGKIDWFEGSLMAVGSIIGSYFGVMLSNAPGARTIAVRALIFVISLEIAQLVWRTAAPYVTG, from the coding sequence GTGGATCCACATCTCCTCTGGCTCGTGCCGCTCCTCGTCGCGGGGGGCGTCGCGTGCGGCCTCCTCAACACGCTCGCCTCGTCCGGCTCGGCGGTCAGCTTGCCTCTGATGATCCTCGTCTTCGGCATGACGGACTCCGTCGCCAATGCGACCAACCGGCTGCCGGTGCTCGTCGGCGCCGTCATGGCGACCTACACCTTCGCCAAGCGCGGCCAGATGGACTGGAAAGCGGCGCGCGTCCTCGTCCCGGCGGCCGTGATCGGCTGCATCCTCGGTGTCCGCACCGAGCGGGCGCTGAGCGATCCGCAGATCGGCATCCTGATCGACGTTGCGGTCGCAATGGCCCTGGTCCTGGTGCTCACCAAGCTCAAGGCCATCCTGGTCAAGCGGGACGACACGCCGCCGACCGTCCCCTGGTGGGGCGTCCTGCTCGTCGCCGCCGTCGGCTTCTGGCTCGGCCTGATCGTTCTCGACGGCGCGACCTACCTCCTGCTCGTGCTGATGCTCTGCTTCCGCTACGATCTCCCGCAGGCGAACGCGCTCAAGAACCTGCTCATCGCCGTCACCGCCTTCCTGCCGGTGCTGCGCTTCGCCCACGACGGCAAGATCGACTGGTTCGAGGGAAGCCTCATGGCGGTTGGCAGCATCATCGGCAGCTATTTCGGGGTGATGCTGTCGAATGCGCCGGGCGCGCGCACGATTGCGGTGCGCGCGTTGATATTCGTGATCTCCCTCGAAATCGCCCAGTTGGTGTGGCGCACCGCCGCCCCCTACGTGACCGGCTGA
- a CDS encoding quinone oxidoreductase family protein, translated as MSELSPLLTKAVRVRETGGPEVLKVEEIAVPAPKPGEALIRQTAIGLNYIDTYFRSGLYKTELPFVPGSEGAGVVEALGEGVTGLAVGDRVAYAGGPLGAYAERRVIPADRLVKVPDGVSDDVAAAIMLKGLTAHYLLFKTFPVRAGTVILFHAAAGGVGSIAGQWAHRLGAVTIGTVGSAAKVDAARRNGYAYVIDTSREDFVARINEITDGRGVDVAYDSIGRDTFPATLDTLRPRGMWVTFGQSSGALPPIDSQILSQKGSLFMTRPTLFHYIADRRELEEAAAALFEAVGSGLVEIAVDTYPLDHAADAHRDLQARRTTGSVVLKP; from the coding sequence ATGTCCGAACTTTCGCCCCTTCTCACCAAGGCCGTTCGCGTTCGCGAGACCGGTGGGCCCGAAGTCCTCAAGGTCGAGGAGATCGCCGTCCCGGCACCGAAGCCCGGCGAGGCGCTGATCCGCCAGACCGCGATCGGCCTCAACTACATTGACACCTATTTCCGCTCCGGCCTCTACAAGACGGAACTCCCGTTCGTGCCGGGTTCCGAGGGGGCCGGTGTCGTCGAGGCCCTGGGAGAGGGCGTGACCGGCCTCGCCGTCGGCGACCGCGTCGCCTATGCCGGTGGTCCGCTCGGGGCCTACGCCGAGCGCCGCGTGATCCCCGCCGACCGCCTCGTGAAGGTGCCGGACGGCGTCTCCGACGATGTCGCGGCGGCGATCATGCTGAAGGGCCTCACCGCCCATTATCTCCTGTTCAAGACCTTTCCGGTGCGCGCCGGCACCGTCATCCTGTTCCACGCCGCGGCGGGCGGTGTCGGCTCGATCGCCGGGCAATGGGCGCACCGCCTCGGCGCGGTGACGATCGGAACGGTCGGCTCGGCCGCCAAGGTCGATGCGGCGCGGCGCAACGGCTATGCCTACGTGATAGACACGAGCCGGGAGGATTTCGTCGCCCGGATCAATGAGATCACCGACGGCCGCGGCGTCGACGTCGCCTACGATTCGATCGGCCGCGACACCTTCCCGGCGACCCTCGACACCCTGCGGCCGCGGGGCATGTGGGTGACGTTCGGCCAGTCGTCCGGCGCCCTTCCGCCGATCGACAGCCAGATCCTGTCGCAAAAGGGCTCGCTGTTCATGACGCGCCCGACCCTGTTCCACTACATTGCCGACCGCCGCGAGCTCGAAGAGGCGGCCGCCGCGCTGTTCGAGGCGGTCGGAAGCGGTCTCGTCGAGATCGCCGTCGACACCTATCCCCTCGACCACGCCGCCGACGCGCACCGCGACCTCCAGGCCCGGCGCACCACCGGCTCCGTCGTGCTGAAGCCCTGA
- the uraH gene encoding hydroxyisourate hydrolase yields MDGSATDDKSAVDVSAAADERVPGRLTTHVLDTALGRPAAGLGVELWRIEDAERTLIGRGTTNADGRFDRPILEGEAFQPGLYELVFAAGDYLRGHHADLPDPLFLDLVPIRFGIAEADGHYHVPLLLSPFGYSTYRGS; encoded by the coding sequence ATGGACGGGTCGGCGACGGACGACAAGAGCGCGGTGGATGTGAGCGCGGCCGCGGATGAGCGCGTGCCCGGCAGGCTCACCACCCATGTTCTCGATACGGCGCTCGGCCGCCCCGCTGCCGGTCTCGGCGTCGAGCTGTGGCGGATCGAGGACGCGGAGCGCACCCTCATCGGCCGCGGCACCACCAATGCCGACGGCCGTTTCGATCGACCGATCCTCGAGGGCGAGGCGTTCCAGCCGGGGCTCTACGAGCTCGTCTTCGCGGCCGGCGATTATCTCAGAGGCCACCACGCGGATCTGCCCGACCCGCTCTTCCTCGACCTCGTGCCGATCCGCTTCGGCATCGCGGAGGCCGACGGGCATTATCATGTGCCGCTCCTCCTCTCGCCGTTCGGCTATTCGACCTACCGGGGCAGTTGA
- the xdhA gene encoding xanthine dehydrogenase small subunit, translated as MARDVIRFLRNGSIVELPLADPTLTLLDHLRLGERAVGTKEGCNEGDCGACTVAIGRLKDGRVAYEPVCACIQLAGMADGAHVVAIEDLAEGEALHPVQQAMVEHHGSQCGFCTPGIVMSLFTLYQDGRPVDRPVVENWLAGNLCRCTGYRPIIDAALESCGGAPADRFARDASATAATLASLDDGADIFIGDETRFFAAPAHLDSLFALLARHPDATLVAGATDVGLWITKQMRDLPKIVALGRIATLKTIEDTGPAIAIGAGATYHAVEPFIAAIDPDLAILWRRIGSRQVRAAGTVGGNVANGSPIGDTPPVLIALGATLELESAAGIRAMPLEDFFLAYGKQDRRPGEIVRRLVVPKRGDDVFRAYKLSKRFDQDISAVMAAFRFTVAEGRVTAARIAFGGMAATPKRALAAEAAVIGCPVGDLAAAQAVASSLTADFSPLDDMRASAAYRLDAARGLLAKALVEAAAGTTKDTRVRGLREDALEAVA; from the coding sequence ATGGCGCGCGATGTCATCCGCTTTCTGCGCAACGGTTCGATCGTCGAACTCCCCCTCGCCGACCCGACGCTGACGCTGCTCGACCATCTGCGCCTCGGCGAACGGGCGGTCGGCACCAAGGAGGGTTGCAACGAAGGCGATTGCGGCGCCTGCACGGTGGCGATCGGCCGCCTGAAGGACGGCCGCGTCGCCTACGAGCCGGTGTGCGCCTGCATCCAGCTCGCCGGCATGGCCGACGGCGCCCACGTCGTGGCGATCGAAGACCTCGCCGAGGGCGAGGCGCTCCACCCCGTGCAGCAAGCGATGGTCGAGCATCATGGCTCGCAATGCGGCTTCTGCACGCCCGGCATCGTGATGAGCCTGTTCACGCTCTACCAGGACGGACGGCCCGTGGACCGGCCGGTCGTCGAGAACTGGCTCGCCGGCAACCTCTGCCGCTGTACCGGCTACCGTCCGATCATCGACGCGGCGCTCGAAAGCTGCGGCGGCGCGCCCGCCGACCGGTTCGCGCGCGACGCGTCGGCGACGGCCGCCACCCTCGCGTCGCTCGACGACGGGGCGGATATCTTCATCGGCGACGAGACCCGCTTCTTCGCGGCGCCTGCGCACCTCGACAGCCTGTTTGCGCTCCTCGCCCGGCACCCCGACGCGACCCTCGTCGCCGGGGCGACCGATGTCGGGCTGTGGATCACCAAGCAGATGCGCGATCTGCCGAAGATCGTCGCACTCGGACGCATCGCCACCCTGAAGACCATCGAGGACACCGGCCCCGCGATCGCCATCGGCGCCGGCGCGACCTACCACGCGGTCGAGCCCTTCATCGCCGCCATCGACCCCGATCTCGCGATCCTGTGGCGGCGGATCGGCTCGCGTCAGGTCCGCGCGGCCGGCACCGTCGGCGGCAACGTGGCGAACGGCTCGCCGATCGGCGACACGCCGCCGGTCCTGATCGCCCTCGGCGCCACGCTGGAGCTCGAGAGCGCCGCCGGCATCCGCGCCATGCCGCTCGAGGATTTCTTCCTCGCCTACGGCAAGCAGGATCGCCGCCCGGGCGAAATCGTCCGCCGCCTCGTGGTGCCGAAGCGTGGCGACGACGTCTTCCGCGCCTACAAACTTTCCAAGCGCTTCGACCAGGACATCTCGGCCGTGATGGCCGCGTTCCGCTTCACGGTCGCCGAGGGCCGCGTGACCGCAGCCCGCATCGCCTTCGGCGGCATGGCCGCGACCCCGAAGCGGGCGCTGGCGGCCGAGGCCGCCGTGATCGGCTGCCCGGTCGGCGATCTCGCCGCGGCACAGGCGGTGGCGTCTTCGCTGACGGCCGATTTCAGCCCGCTCGACGACATGCGGGCGAGCGCCGCCTACCGCCTCGACGCCGCCCGGGGCCTGTTGGCGAAGGCGCTCGTCGAAGCCGCCGCGGGCACGACCAAGGACACCCGCGTCCGCGGGCTCAGGGAGGATGCCCTTGAAGCCGTTGCCTGA
- the xdhC gene encoding xanthine dehydrogenase accessory protein XdhC, with product MDVWHLLGEAVSAAGRAALVTVVEARGSAPREAGARLIVRPDGGFRGTIGGGALEWRALAEAARDLAAPHPAMSLRAISLGPDLGQCCGGRVTLMTEVFAAEDLAAIRTLAARGADGPFATEAQVVANTPHLLRTVLDGTPGPGAEARLLPGGFVAERFGERLRPVALFGAGHVGRAVVLALAPLPFAVTWVDERAESFPAHMPVNTRAVADATPLRALDRLPDGTFVVVMTHSHALDLAIVDAALRADRFPYVGVIGSATKRARFERRLAEAGLPPQTIARMVCPIAGGFVRSKLPAAIAAAAAVEFLATDEALAASASDDVSAVSARSAEA from the coding sequence ATGGATGTCTGGCATCTCCTCGGCGAAGCGGTGAGCGCGGCGGGCCGCGCCGCCCTCGTCACCGTCGTGGAAGCCCGCGGCTCGGCGCCGCGCGAGGCCGGGGCGCGGCTGATCGTGCGGCCCGACGGCGGCTTCCGCGGCACCATCGGCGGCGGCGCGCTCGAATGGCGAGCGCTGGCCGAGGCGGCCCGCGACCTCGCCGCGCCCCATCCCGCCATGAGCCTGCGCGCGATCTCCCTCGGCCCCGATCTCGGCCAGTGCTGCGGCGGCCGCGTCACGTTGATGACCGAGGTCTTCGCTGCGGAGGACCTCGCCGCCATCCGCACCCTCGCGGCGCGAGGCGCAGACGGGCCGTTCGCGACGGAGGCGCAGGTCGTTGCGAACACACCGCATCTACTCCGCACCGTTCTGGACGGCACGCCGGGGCCCGGGGCGGAGGCACGCCTGCTGCCCGGCGGCTTCGTCGCCGAGCGCTTCGGCGAGCGGCTGCGGCCGGTCGCCCTGTTCGGCGCCGGTCACGTCGGGCGGGCCGTGGTGCTCGCGCTCGCGCCCCTGCCCTTCGCCGTGACGTGGGTCGACGAACGCGCCGAGTCGTTTCCGGCTCACATGCCCGTCAACACCCGGGCGGTCGCCGACGCCACACCGCTCCGGGCGCTGGACCGGCTACCCGACGGCACGTTCGTCGTCGTGATGACGCACAGCCACGCCCTCGACCTCGCCATCGTCGACGCGGCGCTCCGGGCGGACCGCTTTCCCTATGTCGGCGTCATCGGCAGCGCGACCAAGCGCGCCCGCTTCGAGCGCCGGCTCGCCGAGGCCGGCCTGCCGCCGCAGACGATCGCGCGCATGGTGTGCCCCATCGCCGGCGGCTTCGTCCGCTCGAAGCTGCCGGCGGCGATCGCGGCGGCGGCGGCCGTCGAGTTCTTGGCGACGGACGAAGCCCTCGCCGCGTCCGCCTCGGACGATGTGTCGGCTGTGTCGGCAAGGAGCGCCGAAGCCTGA
- a CDS encoding ABC transporter permease — protein sequence MNKGPTYFNIVSVTLGFAFLYLPIILLIVYSFNEGRNVAVWQGWSTKWYGALLEDQAILDAAWVTIRVGLISATASTVLGTLAAITLVRAGRFPGRSLFSGMVSAPLVLPEVILGLSLLLLFVAFDFSRGFWTMTLAHITFTMCYVAVVVQSKLVTFDRTLEEAALDLGSPPVKTFFSITLPLILPAVISGWVLAFTLSLDDLVISSFTTGPGATSLPIKIYSQVRLGVSPEINAACTILIAIVTVGVIIASLQMKRSEMERQRAERLAAAGG from the coding sequence ATGAACAAGGGCCCGACTTATTTCAACATCGTCTCGGTGACGCTCGGCTTCGCCTTCCTCTACCTGCCGATCATTCTGCTCATCGTCTATTCCTTCAACGAGGGCCGCAACGTCGCGGTCTGGCAGGGCTGGTCGACGAAGTGGTACGGCGCACTGCTGGAGGATCAGGCGATCCTCGATGCGGCCTGGGTCACGATCCGGGTCGGCCTCATCTCGGCGACCGCTTCGACGGTGCTCGGCACGCTCGCGGCGATCACGCTGGTGCGGGCCGGTCGCTTCCCGGGCCGCTCCCTGTTCTCGGGGATGGTCTCGGCACCGCTCGTGCTGCCCGAAGTCATCCTCGGGCTGTCGCTGCTTCTCCTGTTCGTCGCGTTCGACTTCAGTCGCGGCTTCTGGACCATGACGCTCGCCCACATCACGTTCACGATGTGCTACGTGGCGGTCGTCGTGCAATCGAAGCTCGTCACCTTCGACCGCACACTCGAGGAGGCGGCGCTCGATCTCGGCTCCCCGCCGGTCAAGACTTTCTTCTCGATCACGCTGCCGCTGATCCTGCCGGCGGTGATCTCCGGATGGGTGCTCGCCTTCACGCTGTCGCTCGACGATCTCGTGATCTCGAGCTTCACCACAGGTCCCGGCGCCACCTCGCTGCCGATCAAGATATACAGTCAGGTCCGCCTCGGCGTGTCACCGGAGATCAACGCGGCCTGCACGATCCTGATCGCGATCGTGACGGTCGGCGTCATCATCGCCTCCCTCCAGATGAAGCGGAGCGAGATGGAGCGGCAGCGCGCGGAGCGGTTGGCGGCTGCTGGTGGCTGA
- a CDS encoding ABC transporter permease, producing the protein MLVFFFVPFLIVFKISFSQTAIAMPPYTPVFDVLRDSWAMTWSKIGELSTDTYQFLTTDDLYWRSYVNSLVIAFISTCITLLVGYPIAYGMARARTEWRPMLLMMVILPFWTSFLIRVYAWIGILSREGLLNKVLLWLGVIDQPLVILSTTTAVYIGIVYSYLPFMVLPLYSALEKLDGTLLEAAEDLGCPPWKAFWQVTFPLSLPGVIAGCFLVFIPVVGEFVIPDLLGGSTTLMIGRTLWNEFFSNRDWPTASAVAVILLAILIIPIVIFQNQQAKAQERL; encoded by the coding sequence ATGCTCGTTTTCTTTTTCGTTCCCTTCCTCATCGTCTTCAAGATCTCGTTCTCGCAGACCGCAATCGCGATGCCGCCTTATACGCCGGTGTTCGACGTGCTCCGCGATTCCTGGGCGATGACGTGGTCGAAGATCGGCGAGCTCTCGACCGACACCTACCAGTTCCTGACGACCGACGATCTCTATTGGCGCTCCTACGTCAACAGCCTCGTCATCGCCTTCATCTCCACCTGCATCACGCTCCTGGTCGGCTATCCGATCGCCTATGGCATGGCGCGGGCGCGGACGGAATGGCGGCCGATGCTGCTGATGATGGTGATCCTGCCGTTCTGGACGAGCTTTCTGATCCGCGTCTATGCGTGGATCGGCATCCTGTCCCGCGAGGGGCTCCTCAACAAAGTGCTGCTTTGGCTCGGCGTGATCGACCAGCCGTTGGTGATCCTTTCGACCACCACGGCGGTCTATATCGGCATCGTCTATTCCTACCTGCCGTTCATGGTGCTGCCGCTCTATTCGGCGCTCGAGAAGCTCGACGGAACGCTGCTCGAGGCGGCGGAGGATCTCGGCTGTCCGCCCTGGAAGGCGTTCTGGCAGGTGACCTTCCCGCTCTCCCTGCCGGGCGTCATTGCCGGCTGCTTCCTCGTCTTCATCCCGGTCGTCGGCGAGTTCGTCATCCCCGATCTGCTCGGCGGCTCGACGACGCTGATGATCGGTCGCACGCTCTGGAACGAGTTCTTCTCGAACCGCGACTGGCCGACGGCGTCCGCCGTCGCCGTGATCCTGCTCGCGATCCTGATCATTCCGATCGTGATCTTCCAGAACCAGCAGGCGAAGGCACAGGAGCGGCTATGA
- a CDS encoding ABC transporter ATP-binding protein: MAKAAIGPIRRKFAPWDDPNAKPLIEYRNVTKRFGEFVAVDNLDLKIYEREFFALLGPSGCGKTTLMRMLAGFEEPTQGEVLLDAKPIVGIPPYRRPVNMMFQSYALFPHMNVEQNVAFGLKQDKLAKGDIEARVQEVLKLVKLEPFAKRKPHQLSGGQRQRVALARSVAKRPKVLLLDEPLGALDKKLREETQFELMDLQQTLGMTFLIVTHDQEEAMTVADRIAVMDKGRIIQIAPPAEIYEQPASRYVAEFIGDVNVFEGTVTTAGDGHKVIAAHAPAFTIDALSRIDCGQGSTVAFAIRPEKVRISLDAPADTSVNAIAGEVWDIGYLGDVSIYHVRLENGAAVRVTLANRSRVVERPISWDDKVWLSWERDAGVLLTR; encoded by the coding sequence GTGGCGAAAGCAGCAATCGGTCCGATCCGTCGCAAATTCGCGCCCTGGGACGACCCGAACGCCAAGCCGCTCATCGAATATCGCAATGTGACGAAGCGCTTCGGCGAGTTCGTCGCGGTCGATAACCTCGATCTCAAAATCTACGAGCGCGAGTTCTTTGCCCTGCTCGGTCCGTCCGGGTGCGGCAAGACCACCTTGATGCGGATGCTGGCGGGCTTCGAAGAGCCGACCCAAGGCGAGGTGTTGCTCGACGCCAAGCCAATCGTAGGCATTCCGCCCTACCGTCGCCCCGTCAACATGATGTTTCAGTCCTACGCGCTGTTCCCGCACATGAATGTGGAACAGAACGTGGCGTTCGGGCTGAAGCAGGACAAGCTGGCGAAGGGCGATATCGAGGCGCGCGTCCAGGAGGTGCTCAAGCTCGTGAAGCTCGAGCCCTTCGCGAAGCGTAAGCCGCACCAGCTTTCGGGTGGCCAGCGCCAGCGCGTCGCGCTCGCCCGATCCGTCGCCAAGCGCCCGAAGGTGCTGCTGCTCGACGAGCCGCTCGGCGCGCTCGACAAGAAGCTGCGCGAGGAGACCCAGTTCGAGCTGATGGATCTGCAGCAGACGCTCGGCATGACCTTCCTGATCGTCACCCACGACCAGGAGGAGGCGATGACGGTGGCCGACCGCATCGCCGTCATGGACAAGGGTCGGATCATCCAGATCGCGCCGCCGGCCGAGATCTACGAACAGCCCGCCTCGCGCTACGTCGCGGAGTTCATCGGCGACGTGAACGTGTTCGAGGGCACGGTGACGACCGCCGGCGACGGCCACAAGGTGATCGCGGCGCATGCCCCGGCCTTCACCATCGACGCCCTGTCGCGGATCGATTGCGGGCAGGGCAGCACGGTCGCCTTCGCCATCCGCCCGGAGAAGGTCCGCATCTCCCTCGACGCGCCGGCGGATACGAGCGTCAACGCGATCGCCGGCGAGGTCTGGGACATCGGCTATCTCGGCGACGTCTCGATCTATCACGTCCGGCTCGAGAACGGCGCCGCAGTGCGGGTGACGCTCGCCAATCGCAGCCGCGTCGTCGAGCGTCCGATCAGTTGGGACGACAAGGTTTGGCTGAGCTGGGAGCGGGACGCCGGCGTCCTGCTCACGCGTTGA
- a CDS encoding polyamine ABC transporter substrate-binding protein: MLRATAAIAATLMAGFAALSPARAEDRVVNVFNWSDYIDQSVLKDFTQETGIKVVYDVFDSNEILETKLLAGGSGYDVVVPSAHFLGRQIQAGVFQKLDKSKLPNLKNMWPEITERLGVYDPGNDYAVDYMWGTTGIGYNVKKIKAIMPDAPVDSWKILFDPAIAAKFKGCGIYVLDAPDETIPIALKYLGKDPNSRDPDDLKAAGDLWLKTAPNIQKFNSSEYINALANGDICLALGWSGDVLQAANRAKDAKNGNEIAYSIPKEGTDMWFDTMAIPADAKHVEEAYAFINYLMKPEVIAKVSDYVQYANGNLASQKFVDKSVLEDPAVYPPADVMKNLFTIKPFDPKAQRVLTRVWTSVKTGGQ; encoded by the coding sequence ATGCTTCGCGCCACGGCGGCGATCGCCGCGACCCTCATGGCGGGTTTCGCCGCTCTGTCCCCGGCGCGCGCCGAGGATCGCGTGGTCAACGTCTTCAATTGGTCCGACTATATCGACCAGTCGGTCCTCAAGGACTTCACCCAGGAGACCGGCATCAAGGTCGTCTACGACGTGTTCGATTCGAACGAGATCTTGGAGACCAAGCTCCTCGCGGGTGGTTCCGGCTATGACGTGGTGGTGCCGAGCGCACACTTCCTCGGCCGTCAGATCCAGGCCGGCGTGTTCCAGAAGCTCGACAAGTCGAAGCTTCCGAACCTCAAGAACATGTGGCCGGAGATCACCGAGCGCCTCGGGGTCTACGACCCGGGCAACGATTATGCGGTCGATTATATGTGGGGCACCACCGGCATCGGCTACAACGTCAAGAAGATCAAGGCGATCATGCCGGACGCTCCGGTCGATAGCTGGAAGATCCTGTTCGACCCGGCGATTGCCGCGAAGTTCAAGGGCTGCGGCATCTACGTGCTCGACGCCCCCGACGAGACCATTCCGATCGCGCTCAAATATCTCGGCAAGGACCCGAACTCGCGCGATCCTGACGATCTGAAGGCCGCTGGCGATCTGTGGCTGAAGACCGCGCCGAACATCCAGAAGTTCAACTCGTCCGAATATATCAATGCTCTCGCGAATGGCGACATCTGCCTCGCGCTCGGCTGGTCGGGTGACGTGCTGCAGGCCGCCAACCGCGCCAAGGATGCCAAGAACGGCAACGAGATTGCCTATTCGATCCCGAAGGAAGGCACCGACATGTGGTTCGACACCATGGCGATCCCCGCGGACGCCAAGCATGTCGAAGAGGCCTATGCCTTCATCAACTACCTGATGAAGCCGGAAGTGATCGCGAAGGTTTCCGACTACGTGCAATATGCGAACGGTAACCTGGCGTCGCAGAAGTTCGTCGACAAGAGCGTGCTCGAAGATCCCGCAGTCTATCCGCCCGCGGACGTGATGAAGAATCTCTTCACGATCAAACCGTTCGATCCCAAAGCGCAGCGCGTGCTGACGCGGGTTTGGACCTCGGTGAAGACCGGCGGTCAGTGA
- a CDS encoding adenylate/guanylate cyclase domain-containing protein — translation MASVTVVSALIGTSFTSDLTRPLAVLASAATGGMIGCLIALFEIAARASVAAPLRRAPFWLAFLIRAGLYTSIIFGVGRFMRYATHDEEKLAAAVDIDIVSALLVAVAFNFAFALRRLIGPRPFFALLTGRYHRPRREDHVVLFLDLLGSTTLAERIGDAAFLSFLDRVYSDMSDTILEAGGEIYRYVGDEIIITWRLDEPQSAKALTCLIEIRRLLAARGDHYRKTYGAEPRFRAGMHAGPLMVGEIGDMKREIILLGDTMNTAARIEDACRTFGRLTILSASALAAVSPLPPGLAAEPLGEIPLRGKTAALELYAVEAG, via the coding sequence GTGGCCTCCGTCACCGTGGTCTCCGCGCTGATCGGGACGAGTTTCACATCCGATTTGACCCGCCCGCTCGCGGTGCTCGCCTCCGCCGCGACGGGGGGCATGATCGGCTGCCTGATCGCCCTGTTCGAGATCGCCGCCCGGGCTTCGGTGGCCGCGCCGCTGCGCCGCGCGCCGTTCTGGCTCGCATTCCTGATCCGCGCGGGCCTCTACACATCGATCATCTTCGGCGTCGGGCGCTTCATGCGCTATGCGACCCACGACGAGGAGAAGCTCGCCGCCGCCGTCGATATCGACATCGTCAGCGCCCTGCTCGTCGCAGTCGCCTTCAATTTCGCCTTCGCGCTCCGCCGGCTCATCGGGCCGAGGCCGTTCTTCGCCCTCCTCACCGGGCGCTATCACCGGCCACGGCGGGAGGACCACGTCGTCCTGTTCCTCGACCTTCTGGGCTCGACGACCCTTGCCGAGCGGATCGGCGACGCCGCGTTCCTGAGCTTTCTCGACCGTGTCTACAGCGACATGAGCGACACGATCCTGGAGGCGGGCGGCGAGATCTACCGCTATGTCGGCGACGAGATCATCATCACGTGGCGGCTCGACGAGCCGCAATCGGCGAAGGCGCTCACCTGCCTGATCGAGATCCGCCGCCTGCTCGCGGCGCGGGGCGACCATTATCGCAAGACCTACGGCGCCGAGCCACGCTTCCGAGCCGGCATGCATGCCGGCCCGCTGATGGTGGGCGAGATCGGCGACATGAAGCGCGAGATCATCCTGCTCGGCGACACGATGAACACCGCGGCCCGCATCGAAGACGCGTGCCGGACCTTCGGCCGGCTGACGATCCTGTCCGCCTCGGCGCTCGCCGCCGTGTCGCCGCTCCCGCCGGGCCTTGCCGCGGAACCACTCGGAGAAATCCCCCTGCGCGGCAAGACGGCCGCGCTGGAACTCTACGCCGTCGAGGCCGGGTGA
- a CDS encoding SDR family oxidoreductase has protein sequence MDLELRGARALVLGGNKGLGRGVAEALAGEGATVAIVGRDAAASAETLAVLKAKAAGSRAFAADLSDSTEVTRLIATLDEDFPAIDIVVLNGGGPPVGSAAAIDPAAWRHQFETMVLANMRIATHLLPGMRDRRFGRILIVASVSVREPIEGLVMSNSLRGAVAGWAKTLADEVAGDGVTVNLLLPGSHATARIESFVRADAERRGLDVATVRAENAAAIPVRRFGTPEEFGAAAAFLASRKAGFITGTALTIDGGAARSML, from the coding sequence ATGGATCTGGAACTTCGGGGTGCGCGGGCCCTCGTTCTCGGGGGTAACAAGGGGCTCGGACGCGGCGTCGCGGAGGCCCTCGCCGGTGAGGGCGCGACGGTGGCGATCGTCGGCCGGGATGCGGCGGCGAGCGCGGAAACCTTGGCGGTTCTCAAGGCCAAGGCGGCGGGGTCACGGGCTTTCGCGGCCGACCTGTCGGACTCGACGGAGGTGACCCGTCTGATCGCGACACTCGACGAGGATTTCCCCGCCATCGACATCGTCGTGCTCAACGGCGGCGGACCGCCGGTCGGCTCGGCCGCCGCGATCGACCCGGCCGCCTGGCGCCACCAGTTCGAGACGATGGTGCTCGCCAACATGCGAATCGCCACTCATCTGCTGCCCGGCATGCGCGACCGCCGATTCGGCCGCATCCTCATCGTCGCCTCGGTCAGCGTTCGAGAGCCGATCGAGGGGCTGGTGATGTCGAACTCGCTCCGCGGAGCGGTCGCCGGCTGGGCGAAGACGCTCGCCGACGAGGTCGCCGGCGACGGCGTGACGGTGAACCTCCTCCTGCCGGGTAGCCACGCGACGGCGCGTATCGAATCGTTCGTGCGGGCGGATGCGGAGCGCCGCGGCCTGGATGTGGCGACGGTGAGGGCGGAGAACGCGGCCGCGATCCCGGTCCGCCGGTTCGGCACGCCGGAGGAGTTCGGGGCGGCCGCCGCGTTCCTGGCGAGCCGGAAGGCCGGCTTCATCACCGGGACGGCGCTCACGATCGACGGCGGCGCGGCGCGCTCGATGCTCTGA